One Methylocaldum marinum DNA window includes the following coding sequences:
- a CDS encoding multiheme c-type cytochrome yields MLTKILKSMLFLLFVHALPSVAYAKQDDISFQQLKDKYYQDHPGKGKFGDLWEPIPIQKYWNPKDFYKPPTTVTGEVTREQCVVCHQSVTPGAFHAWQNSTHANLDKIRNMPNAKDPRFYKKAKLAEVEQQLAKQGLLKEGEQLKDVGCIDCHGSVGAKSIQHDKDLVMPDRAQCGTCHTTEFAEAESEKEQEWPQGQWSKGHPSHAMDWKANVETAIWAGMAEREIAQGCDMCHYQQNKCDGCHTRHTFSAAEARQPEACSTCHNGVDHNEWENYLLSKHGTVYLTQGKQKWNFEVPLKDAITKGGYTAPTCQTCHFEFEGEYSHNLVRKVRWAFNPTPAIADNLSHPWFEDRKEAWQQTCSNCHSPSFAESYLTAADKGTIAGLKVEQEAKKVVEALYNDGLLPGQKTNRPQPPKPEKDAAGGFFQLFWAKGNNPSHVERVYADMWEHDVIKLYKGLFHANPGGFTYTEGWSELMRDYAIIMDENTKLREAAGKTAQNGESPTRAALREFKDAVASRYVLGSLLVAAGIVVIRSRKR; encoded by the coding sequence ATGCTTACCAAAATTCTAAAAAGCATGCTCTTCCTGCTTTTCGTGCATGCGCTTCCGTCGGTAGCGTACGCGAAGCAGGACGACATCAGCTTTCAACAATTAAAAGACAAATACTATCAAGACCATCCCGGAAAAGGGAAATTCGGGGACCTGTGGGAGCCCATTCCGATTCAGAAATATTGGAATCCCAAGGATTTTTACAAACCCCCGACGACCGTGACCGGCGAGGTGACACGCGAGCAATGCGTGGTCTGCCATCAGTCGGTAACGCCCGGCGCATTCCACGCCTGGCAGAACAGCACACATGCGAATCTGGACAAGATTCGCAATATGCCCAATGCCAAAGACCCTCGATTCTACAAAAAAGCGAAGCTTGCCGAAGTCGAGCAGCAGCTGGCGAAGCAGGGACTGCTCAAGGAAGGCGAGCAGCTTAAAGATGTCGGCTGTATCGATTGCCACGGCAGTGTCGGAGCGAAATCCATTCAGCACGACAAAGATCTCGTGATGCCGGATCGGGCTCAGTGCGGAACCTGCCACACGACCGAGTTTGCCGAGGCCGAGTCCGAAAAGGAGCAGGAGTGGCCGCAAGGTCAGTGGTCCAAGGGCCATCCGTCCCACGCGATGGACTGGAAAGCCAACGTGGAGACGGCGATCTGGGCAGGCATGGCGGAGCGCGAGATTGCTCAAGGCTGCGACATGTGCCATTACCAGCAGAACAAATGCGACGGCTGTCATACGCGGCACACATTCTCCGCGGCGGAAGCGCGCCAGCCGGAAGCCTGTTCCACTTGCCATAACGGCGTGGATCACAACGAATGGGAAAACTATCTGCTCTCCAAGCACGGCACGGTCTATCTGACCCAAGGCAAGCAGAAATGGAATTTCGAGGTTCCCCTGAAAGATGCCATCACCAAGGGCGGCTATACGGCGCCGACCTGTCAGACCTGCCACTTCGAGTTCGAGGGTGAGTATTCCCACAATCTGGTACGGAAGGTGCGCTGGGCGTTCAATCCGACACCGGCAATCGCGGACAATCTGAGCCACCCCTGGTTCGAGGACCGCAAGGAAGCCTGGCAGCAAACCTGTTCGAACTGCCATTCCCCGAGCTTTGCCGAAAGTTATCTCACCGCGGCGGACAAGGGGACGATAGCCGGTCTGAAGGTCGAACAGGAAGCCAAGAAAGTCGTCGAGGCTTTGTATAATGACGGCCTGCTGCCCGGACAGAAAACCAATCGTCCGCAACCACCGAAACCGGAGAAAGATGCGGCCGGCGGGTTCTTCCAGCTGTTCTGGGCCAAAGGAAACAACCCGTCTCACGTTGAACGCGTTTACGCGGACATGTGGGAACATGACGTGATCAAGCTCTACAAAGGGCTGTTCCATGCCAATCCGGGCGGTTTCACCTACACCGAAGGGTGGTCCGAACTCATGCGCGATTACGCCATTATCATGGACGAGAATACCAAGCTTCGGGAAGCGGCCGGAAAAACCGCGCAAAACGGCGAATCGCCGACTCGTGCAGCCTTGCGCGAGTTCAAGGATGCCGTCGCCAGTCGCTACGTTCTCGGTTCGCTCCTGGTTGCGGCCGGCATCGTGGTGATCCGTTCGCGCAAGCGCTAG
- the haoB gene encoding hydroxylamine oxidation protein HaoB, whose protein sequence is MTRLNDGARRAGKPRLLLGLGLLLAGLVVLFFGLPSFFSEEMRFEKIGEMKPGDTEFPELEGQFQPESLAEYQIAQADKVLVSLHAVSYRDKSGISRRAIVYPPVSDKDSSTPAGIGDGHQLRHDLWADAAKAIRQHTDENALFVSWWDDAQRIHFLTGRDAWVMQPVAEAYPEPRPRAFWDEISGGFAENEEPLRQLARWLAMDADQALAEISERLPKDRPVFWAICLDDLARLSEIEALSGVSFPFEARFFPAAADIHARISAVKRWAAEKGNGSYLVHPLPGGGIRAWRITSEEGEKTLMARLLPFVGSVGRAPKQLQVVYQSAQGAYLSIFEWVSR, encoded by the coding sequence ATGACGCGGCTTAACGATGGAGCCCGGCGGGCCGGCAAGCCAAGGTTGCTCCTTGGCCTTGGGCTGCTGCTCGCCGGGCTGGTTGTACTCTTTTTCGGATTACCGAGCTTCTTTTCCGAGGAAATGCGGTTCGAGAAGATCGGGGAGATGAAGCCGGGCGATACGGAATTCCCGGAGCTCGAAGGTCAGTTCCAGCCCGAAAGTTTGGCGGAATACCAGATCGCCCAGGCGGACAAGGTTCTGGTCTCGCTGCACGCCGTCAGTTATCGTGACAAAAGCGGCATTTCGCGGCGTGCAATCGTTTATCCGCCGGTTTCCGACAAGGACTCGTCGACTCCGGCCGGTATCGGGGATGGACATCAGCTTCGGCATGACCTTTGGGCAGACGCGGCAAAAGCGATACGCCAGCACACGGATGAAAATGCCCTGTTCGTATCGTGGTGGGATGACGCTCAGCGGATTCATTTTTTGACCGGGCGCGACGCTTGGGTTATGCAACCGGTTGCCGAAGCTTATCCCGAACCGCGGCCGAGGGCTTTTTGGGACGAAATTTCAGGCGGATTTGCCGAAAATGAGGAACCTTTGCGTCAGTTGGCTCGCTGGTTGGCGATGGATGCCGACCAGGCGCTAGCGGAAATCTCGGAGCGTTTGCCGAAAGATCGACCGGTTTTTTGGGCCATTTGTTTGGACGATCTGGCAAGGCTTTCGGAGATCGAAGCCTTGAGTGGCGTTAGCTTTCCCTTTGAGGCGAGGTTCTTCCCGGCCGCGGCCGACATCCACGCCCGGATTTCGGCAGTAAAACGCTGGGCCGCGGAAAAGGGCAACGGCAGTTATCTGGTCCATCCGCTTCCGGGGGGCGGAATTCGTGCCTGGCGTATTACTTCGGAAGAGGGCGAAAAGACGCTGATGGCGAGGCTGTTGCCGTTCGTCGGCTCGGTGGGGCGTGCGCCCAAGCAGTTGCAGGTGGTTTATCAATCCGCGCAAGGTGCTTATCTCAGTATTTTCGAGTGGGTCTCGCGGTGA
- the ccmA gene encoding cytochrome c biogenesis heme-transporting ATPase CcmA, with the protein MNGSAPTLQARGLECVRSDSLLFSDLNFSVKAGQVLQIEGPNGSGKTSLLRILAGLTPPSEGEVLWRGENIARRRPAFLSEVAYLGHQLGLKAELSVEENLRLALALNGVSFTPESLAEILRTVGLTGREDVPARALSAGQRQRVTLARLILSAAKLWILDEPFTALDINGVSLVESLLEAHLNHGGLVVLTSHQTVRIGGGLVKLALA; encoded by the coding sequence ATGAACGGTTCAGCACCCACACTTCAAGCGCGGGGATTGGAGTGCGTGCGCTCCGATAGCCTTTTGTTCAGCGACCTGAATTTCAGCGTCAAAGCCGGGCAAGTCCTTCAGATTGAAGGGCCGAACGGCAGCGGCAAGACGAGTCTGCTGCGGATACTGGCCGGTCTGACACCCCCCAGCGAAGGTGAAGTTCTGTGGCGCGGCGAAAATATCGCCCGGCGGCGCCCCGCCTTTCTCTCCGAAGTGGCTTATTTGGGGCATCAACTGGGTTTGAAGGCGGAACTGTCCGTGGAGGAAAATTTGCGTCTTGCGCTCGCTCTCAATGGCGTATCTTTTACACCCGAAAGTCTTGCGGAAATTCTTCGAACCGTGGGACTAACCGGCCGAGAGGATGTTCCGGCCCGAGCGCTTTCGGCGGGACAGCGGCAGCGTGTTACCCTGGCTCGACTCATCTTGTCGGCTGCGAAGCTTTGGATTCTCGATGAGCCATTTACAGCCCTCGACATCAACGGAGTCAGCTTGGTGGAGTCTCTGCTGGAAGCGCATTTGAATCATGGCGGCCTGGTGGTCCTCACCTCGCATCAAACGGTGCGGATCGGCGGCGGGCTCGTCAAACTGGCTTTGGCGTGA
- the ccmB gene encoding heme exporter protein CcmB, producing the protein MMAPFLALLKRDLLLAFRHRGELANPLLFFLVVVTLFPLGVSPEEALLRKIAPGVIWIAALLAALYSLENMFRSDFDDGSLEQMALSPYPLSLLVLAKVTAHWLVSGLPMLLLAPLLGLFLVMPASAMGVLVLTLLIGTPLLSLIGSIGVALTVGLRRGGLLLTLLVLPLYIPVLIFATNAVSAAAAGMPVTGQLYFLAAMLVLALTLVPLATAAALRISLS; encoded by the coding sequence ATGATGGCCCCGTTCCTGGCGCTGCTCAAGCGCGATTTATTGCTGGCCTTCCGGCATCGGGGAGAGCTTGCCAATCCTTTGCTGTTCTTCTTGGTCGTCGTGACACTTTTTCCGCTCGGCGTCAGTCCGGAAGAGGCGTTGCTCAGGAAAATCGCACCGGGAGTCATCTGGATCGCGGCGTTACTGGCGGCATTGTATTCGCTGGAAAATATGTTCCGATCCGATTTTGACGACGGTTCGCTGGAGCAGATGGCGTTGAGCCCATATCCACTATCGTTGCTGGTTCTGGCGAAAGTCACGGCGCACTGGCTGGTGAGCGGGTTGCCGATGCTGTTGCTGGCGCCGCTGCTGGGTCTGTTCCTCGTCATGCCGGCGTCGGCCATGGGGGTGCTCGTGTTGACTCTGCTGATCGGTACGCCTCTTTTGAGCCTGATCGGTTCCATCGGAGTGGCGTTGACGGTCGGACTCAGGCGGGGCGGTCTTTTGCTGACACTCCTGGTCCTGCCCCTGTACATTCCGGTGCTGATTTTCGCTACCAACGCCGTTTCCGCCGCTGCGGCGGGAATGCCGGTCACCGGCCAGTTATATTTTTTGGCTGCCATGCTGGTGTTGGCGTTGACCCTGGTGCCGCTGGCAACTGCTGCCGCTTTGAGAATTAGTTTGAGTTGA
- a CDS encoding heme ABC transporter permease: MWTFFHKLASPKHFYRISGYLVFWLGAITTILLLAGLYLGLFVAPPDYQQGESYRIMFVHVPSAWMSLFIYVFMAVLSAIYLIWNIKLADVMASSSAALGASFTFLALATGSLWGKPMWGAWWVWDARLTSELILLFLYLGYIALVSAIEDKRTAARAGGVLILVGVVNIPIIHYSVEWWSTLHQGPTVTKFDKPSIHFSMLLPLLLMAAAFQLYYFTVLLIRARAEVVDRERRSAWVQETFSNSASG; the protein is encoded by the coding sequence ATGTGGACATTCTTTCATAAACTTGCCTCGCCGAAACATTTTTACCGGATTTCCGGGTACTTGGTTTTTTGGCTTGGCGCGATAACGACGATATTGCTGCTGGCCGGTTTATATCTGGGCTTATTCGTTGCGCCGCCCGATTATCAACAGGGAGAGAGCTATCGAATTATGTTCGTGCATGTGCCCAGTGCGTGGATGTCACTTTTCATTTACGTGTTCATGGCTGTTCTCAGCGCCATTTACTTGATATGGAATATCAAGCTGGCGGACGTGATGGCAAGCAGTTCGGCGGCCTTGGGTGCGTCGTTTACGTTTCTCGCGCTGGCGACGGGGTCACTCTGGGGCAAGCCGATGTGGGGCGCCTGGTGGGTCTGGGATGCGAGACTCACGTCGGAGCTGATCCTGCTCTTCCTTTACCTGGGCTACATTGCCCTGGTTTCCGCAATCGAAGATAAGCGCACGGCCGCAAGAGCGGGCGGAGTCTTGATACTGGTCGGGGTGGTCAATATTCCGATCATCCACTACTCCGTGGAATGGTGGAGTACCCTTCATCAGGGACCTACGGTTACCAAATTCGACAAACCCTCGATACATTTCAGCATGTTGCTGCCGTTACTGCTCATGGCAGCGGCTTTCCAACTCTACTATTTCACGGTGCTTCTCATCCGTGCCCGCGCCGAAGTTGTCGATCGCGAAAGGCGTAGCGCTTGGGTGCAGGAAACCTTCTCGAATTCAGCATCCGGTTAA
- a CDS encoding Lpp/OprI family alanine-zipper lipoprotein, whose amino-acid sequence MMKATKLGVLLLSAGLTVGCASKSDLNNLQTQVDGLKAEVSSVRSTSEEALSAAQAAESKAASAESAARRAAASSEEVNSKLDRMFRKSMMK is encoded by the coding sequence ATGATGAAAGCAACCAAACTGGGCGTACTGCTGCTGTCTGCTGGTTTGACCGTAGGCTGTGCCAGCAAATCCGATCTCAACAACCTGCAGACTCAGGTTGACGGCTTGAAGGCAGAAGTTTCTTCTGTCAGGAGCACCTCCGAGGAAGCACTGTCTGCCGCTCAGGCAGCCGAATCCAAAGCCGCAAGCGCTGAATCCGCAGCTCGCAGAGCCGCCGCTTCTTCTGAAGAAGTGAACAGCAAATTGGATCGCATGTTCAGAAAATCGATGATGAAGTAA
- a CDS encoding L,D-transpeptidase family protein, with protein sequence MKLRSVLGLLPALLTPNTEANVEDNAIWLLVETAPHVLKVIEGDHELEVFEKIAIGRRGVGLFKERGDYKTPLGEYRIGWINEKSRYHKFFGFTYPNRENAERAFATGLIGPDTYRTILRTSVGATVPPQNTSLGGQIGIHGLGRASRLVHQFFDWTQGCIAMTNEQIDRLSARIKKGTLVVIR encoded by the coding sequence GTGAAATTGCGATCTGTACTCGGCCTACTTCCCGCACTGCTCACACCGAACACGGAAGCAAACGTCGAAGACAACGCCATATGGCTGTTGGTCGAGACCGCACCGCATGTATTGAAAGTCATAGAGGGTGATCACGAGCTGGAAGTGTTCGAAAAGATTGCGATAGGACGCAGAGGCGTCGGTCTTTTCAAAGAGCGCGGAGACTATAAGACGCCCCTGGGCGAATATCGTATCGGCTGGATTAACGAAAAGAGCCGATACCACAAGTTCTTCGGCTTCACCTACCCCAATCGCGAGAACGCGGAGCGAGCTTTCGCGACGGGCCTCATCGGACCGGATACCTATCGTACGATTCTGCGCACCAGCGTTGGCGCGACCGTTCCACCCCAAAACACGAGTCTCGGCGGACAAATCGGAATCCATGGTTTGGGGCGGGCGAGTCGCTTGGTTCATCAGTTTTTCGACTGGACTCAAGGATGTATAGCGATGACGAACGAACAGATCGATAGGCTCAGTGCCCGAATAAAAAAGGGCACCCTAGTGGTAATTCGGTAA
- a CDS encoding alpha-D-glucose phosphate-specific phosphoglucomutase: protein MQIETRKTTPYSDQKPGTSGLRKKVKVFLQENYLENFVQSVFDTLGDVTGKTLVLGGDGRYLNRRAIQTIVKMSAANGVGRLLVGQAGLLSTPAASCVIRKYKAQGGFVLSASHNPGGPEEDFGIKFNVANGGPAPESFTNAVHARSRVIDQYKIATVDDIDIDELGESRLGEMDVQIIDPVSDYAQLMAHLFDFNLVESALKSGAISLCYDAMHAVTGPYAKRILEEQLGAAIGSVINGIPLEDFGGGHPDPNLTHARELADLMFGARPPTLGAASDGDGDRNMIMGSHFFVTPSDSLAVLAANAHLLPGYKDGLRGVARSMPTSQAVDRVADAMGIECFETPTGWKFFGNLLDARKITLCGEESFGTSSDHVREKDGLWAVLFWLNLIAVRKQSVAEIVREHWRRFGRDYYSRHDYEGMPAEIGDGIISRLRGQLPELAGKTFGPYRVSVADDFSYHDPVDGSVSEKQGIRIIFENGARIIFRLSGTGTDGATLRIYLERYEPDSAKHNQDPQEALKDLIELAENLSEVKARSGMSGPTVIT from the coding sequence ATGCAAATCGAAACTCGAAAGACGACTCCATACTCCGATCAAAAGCCGGGAACCTCAGGATTACGCAAGAAGGTGAAGGTTTTCCTACAAGAGAACTATTTGGAGAATTTTGTTCAGTCGGTTTTCGATACTTTGGGCGATGTAACCGGGAAGACGCTGGTTCTCGGTGGCGATGGACGCTATCTCAATCGGCGTGCGATCCAGACCATCGTCAAAATGTCTGCCGCCAACGGTGTCGGCCGGTTATTGGTAGGGCAGGCCGGTTTGCTGTCGACGCCTGCGGCGTCCTGCGTGATCCGCAAGTACAAGGCGCAGGGCGGTTTCGTCCTCTCCGCCAGCCACAATCCCGGAGGACCGGAGGAAGATTTCGGCATCAAGTTCAACGTAGCCAACGGCGGGCCGGCTCCCGAGAGTTTTACCAATGCGGTTCATGCTCGCAGCCGAGTCATCGATCAGTACAAGATCGCTACAGTCGACGATATTGACATCGATGAACTCGGCGAAAGCCGCCTGGGTGAAATGGACGTTCAGATCATCGATCCCGTCAGCGACTATGCTCAGTTGATGGCACATTTGTTCGATTTCAACTTGGTCGAGTCGGCGCTGAAGTCCGGAGCGATCTCTCTCTGCTATGACGCGATGCATGCCGTTACCGGACCTTACGCGAAGCGCATCTTGGAGGAGCAGCTGGGTGCCGCGATCGGTTCCGTCATCAATGGGATTCCGCTGGAGGATTTCGGAGGGGGGCATCCCGATCCCAATCTGACCCATGCGCGCGAGCTGGCCGATCTCATGTTCGGGGCCCGGCCCCCGACGCTGGGCGCGGCGTCCGATGGTGACGGCGATCGCAATATGATCATGGGTAGCCATTTCTTCGTTACTCCGAGCGACAGTCTCGCCGTCCTGGCCGCCAACGCGCATCTCCTTCCGGGCTATAAGGACGGCTTACGGGGCGTGGCGCGCTCCATGCCGACCAGCCAAGCGGTCGATCGGGTGGCCGATGCGATGGGTATCGAGTGTTTCGAAACGCCTACCGGCTGGAAATTTTTCGGCAATTTGCTCGATGCCCGCAAGATCACCTTGTGCGGAGAGGAAAGTTTCGGTACCAGCTCCGATCATGTCCGCGAAAAAGACGGCCTGTGGGCGGTGCTGTTCTGGCTGAATCTGATCGCCGTCCGCAAACAATCGGTAGCCGAAATCGTGCGCGAGCATTGGCGGCGGTTCGGGCGCGACTACTATTCGCGCCACGATTACGAAGGAATGCCCGCGGAAATCGGTGATGGCATCATCTCTCGTTTGCGCGGGCAATTGCCCGAATTGGCCGGAAAGACATTCGGCCCCTATCGAGTCAGCGTGGCGGACGACTTCAGCTACCATGATCCGGTGGACGGAAGCGTCAGCGAGAAGCAAGGGATTCGGATCATCTTCGAGAACGGCGCGAGGATTATATTCAGGCTTTCCGGGACGGGAACGGACGGGGCAACCTTGAGAATCTATCTTGAACGTTATGAGCCCGATTCCGCGAAGCATAATCAAGATCCTCAGGAAGCGCTCAAAGATCTGATCGAGTTGGCGGAGAATCTTTCAGAGGTGAAGGCGCGTTCCGGCATGTCCGGTCCGACGGTGATCACCTGA
- the rsmA gene encoding 16S rRNA (adenine(1518)-N(6)/adenine(1519)-N(6))-dimethyltransferase RsmA: MNHFPRKRFGQNFLRDSSVVRNIVLGIAPRPEDHLVEIGPGQGVLTEALLPLCGRLDAIEIDRDLAESLETRFSGDHNFRLHRADALKFRFCGLSSGEKLRVVGNLPYNISTPLLFHLFGQTECMADMHFMLQKEVVDRLCAVPGDKNYGRLGIMAQYYCRADSLFEVPPESFYPRPQVMSAVVRLVPHATRPVDVDPEPLGKVVAAAFSQRRKTLRNALKQLFDEGEMRHLEIDPRARAETLDLAAYARLARALRDRQGSPTD, encoded by the coding sequence ATGAATCATTTCCCCCGCAAACGATTCGGCCAGAACTTTCTGCGCGACAGCAGCGTCGTGCGGAACATCGTTCTTGGCATCGCTCCCCGCCCCGAAGATCATCTCGTAGAAATCGGTCCGGGCCAGGGCGTCCTGACCGAAGCCCTGCTGCCGCTCTGCGGACGATTGGACGCAATTGAAATCGACCGAGATCTGGCCGAATCGCTGGAAACAAGATTTTCGGGCGACCACAATTTCCGCCTGCATCGGGCGGATGCCCTCAAATTCAGATTCTGCGGCCTGAGTTCGGGAGAAAAGCTTCGCGTCGTCGGCAATCTGCCTTACAACATATCCACGCCTCTGCTGTTTCATCTGTTCGGACAGACCGAGTGCATGGCGGACATGCATTTCATGCTGCAGAAGGAAGTCGTCGACAGGCTGTGCGCCGTTCCCGGAGACAAAAATTATGGACGGCTCGGCATCATGGCTCAGTATTATTGCCGTGCGGACAGTCTTTTCGAGGTTCCTCCGGAAAGCTTTTATCCCCGGCCGCAAGTCATGTCCGCGGTCGTTCGCCTGGTGCCGCACGCGACCAGGCCGGTCGACGTCGATCCCGAACCGTTGGGAAAAGTGGTCGCCGCCGCCTTTTCCCAACGCCGGAAGACGCTCCGGAATGCTCTCAAACAGCTTTTCGACGAAGGAGAGATGCGCCATCTCGAGATAGATCCGCGGGCACGGGCGGAAACGCTGGACTTGGCGGCCTATGCCCGCTTGGCCCGTGCGCTTCGGGACAGGCAGGGAAGTCCGACCGATTGA
- the pdxA gene encoding 4-hydroxythreonine-4-phosphate dehydrogenase PdxA, whose amino-acid sequence MIPRILLTTGEPAGIGPDLCVQIAQRELACDLTVIGHPPLLAERAQRLKLNLEIRTSGRDDVRAHQPGSLKVWPTAHGADPTCGRLNIANAPYVLETISSGVTACLDGRFDALVTAPVHKGIINEAGIAFTGHTEFIAAISGGYPVMMLAAPGLRVALATTHLPLAEVSRNITRERLSAVLEILDRDLVARFGIPAPRILVCGLNPHAGEGGHLGREEIEIIEPVLENLRQKGIKLFGPLPADTLFLPKYLEHADAVLAMYHDQGLPVLKHAGFGRAVNITLGLPIIRTSVDHGTALDLAGSGKADAGSLEAAIDEAVGMADRMLRGVVEPA is encoded by the coding sequence ATGATTCCGCGAATCTTATTGACCACGGGAGAACCTGCCGGGATCGGACCGGATTTGTGTGTTCAGATCGCTCAGCGGGAACTGGCCTGCGATCTTACCGTCATCGGCCATCCCCCATTACTGGCGGAACGGGCGCAACGACTGAAACTTAATCTCGAAATTCGAACCTCGGGACGCGACGATGTCCGGGCACATCAACCGGGATCGCTCAAGGTATGGCCCACCGCCCACGGCGCCGACCCCACTTGCGGCCGTTTGAACATTGCCAACGCTCCCTATGTTCTCGAAACCATTTCCAGCGGCGTTACCGCCTGCCTGGATGGACGCTTCGATGCCTTGGTGACCGCCCCCGTACACAAGGGAATCATCAACGAGGCCGGGATTGCCTTCACCGGCCACACCGAATTCATCGCCGCCATCAGCGGGGGTTATCCGGTCATGATGCTGGCGGCACCGGGACTCCGAGTCGCATTGGCGACGACGCACTTACCGCTGGCGGAGGTCAGCCGCAACATCACACGCGAACGCTTGTCCGCGGTGCTTGAGATACTTGATCGCGACTTGGTGGCCCGATTCGGCATACCCGCGCCGCGCATTCTCGTCTGCGGTCTCAACCCACATGCCGGCGAAGGCGGACATCTCGGACGCGAGGAAATCGAGATCATCGAACCGGTGCTGGAAAACCTCAGGCAGAAAGGCATAAAACTGTTCGGTCCATTGCCGGCGGACACCCTGTTTCTGCCGAAATATCTCGAACATGCCGACGCCGTATTGGCCATGTACCACGATCAAGGCCTGCCGGTACTGAAACACGCGGGTTTCGGGCGCGCGGTGAACATCACCTTAGGGCTCCCTATCATCCGCACATCGGTCGACCACGGCACTGCGCTGGATCTGGCCGGCAGCGGCAAAGCCGACGCCGGGAGCCTGGAAGCCGCCATCGATGAAGCGGTCGGAATGGCGGACCGCATGCTGCGAGGAGTCGTCGAGCCGGCATGA
- a CDS encoding peptidylprolyl isomerase has translation MSTTALFLSNRSSIGRFILLSLFLLPCIAIADEPIDRIVAVVEDGVILESELRQKVESLKAGLRQSNMQLPPDELLTRQVLERLIIDKIQVQLAEKAGIRIDDETLRQAVQQIAQRNNMSLEAFRRSLREEGIDYAGFIEQIRNEITVGRLRSSQVNGHIKVSDHEVQHYLETHGKSDVNHDSEYLLGHILIATPQAASPSEVQKAKEKAEKLIEELNHGLDFKQAALTTSDAAQALSGGDLGWRKLSQVPSLFVDVVPTMAEGDIEGPIRSPSGFHIIKLLGIKGGEDERMIKTHVRHILIKPNEVLSDEDAKQKLLNLKERIDGGEDFAALARGHSDDKGSAIKGGDLGFVQPGALVPPFEEAMRRLEVNQISDPVQTQFGWHLIQVLERQESSDTDELLRNKARDEIFKRKAEEETELWLRRIRDEAYVEIRLNEPETTSFIPSFQ, from the coding sequence ATGTCAACGACAGCGCTTTTCCTCTCCAATAGGTCTTCAATCGGCAGATTCATTTTGTTGTCGCTTTTCCTGTTGCCATGTATTGCAATCGCTGACGAACCCATCGATCGCATCGTGGCCGTAGTCGAAGACGGCGTGATCCTCGAAAGCGAACTGCGACAAAAAGTCGAGTCTCTCAAAGCCGGGCTGCGCCAGAGCAATATGCAGCTACCACCGGATGAACTTTTGACACGCCAGGTTCTCGAGCGTCTGATCATCGACAAAATTCAGGTCCAATTAGCCGAGAAAGCGGGCATCCGGATCGACGACGAAACCCTGCGGCAAGCGGTCCAGCAGATCGCCCAGCGCAACAACATGAGCTTGGAGGCATTTCGCCGCTCTTTGCGGGAAGAAGGGATCGACTATGCCGGATTCATCGAACAAATCCGCAACGAGATCACCGTCGGACGCCTGAGAAGCAGTCAGGTCAACGGCCACATCAAAGTCAGCGACCATGAAGTCCAACACTATTTGGAAACTCATGGGAAATCGGATGTCAATCACGATAGCGAATATCTGCTGGGCCATATTCTGATCGCGACCCCACAAGCGGCATCGCCTTCCGAAGTGCAAAAGGCCAAAGAGAAGGCCGAAAAATTGATCGAAGAGCTCAACCACGGCTTGGATTTCAAACAAGCCGCGCTGACAACCTCCGACGCGGCACAGGCGCTTAGCGGCGGCGATCTCGGCTGGCGCAAATTGAGCCAAGTACCTTCCCTCTTCGTCGATGTGGTACCGACAATGGCGGAAGGCGACATCGAAGGTCCCATTCGAAGCCCGAGCGGGTTTCACATCATCAAACTGCTTGGAATCAAAGGCGGCGAGGACGAGCGCATGATCAAAACCCACGTGCGCCATATCCTGATAAAACCCAATGAAGTCCTGTCCGATGAAGACGCGAAGCAAAAGCTCTTAAACCTTAAAGAGCGCATCGATGGCGGCGAAGACTTCGCTGCACTGGCACGCGGCCATTCGGACGATAAAGGATCGGCGATCAAGGGCGGCGATCTCGGCTTTGTCCAGCCGGGGGCGCTGGTACCGCCTTTCGAAGAGGCCATGCGCCGGCTCGAGGTCAATCAGATCAGCGATCCCGTTCAAACCCAATTCGGCTGGCATCTCATCCAGGTATTGGAGCGACAGGAATCCAGCGACACCGACGAGCTGTTGAGAAATAAAGCGCGCGACGAAATATTCAAACGCAAGGCGGAAGAAGAAACCGAGCTTTGGCTGCGCAGGATCCGCGACGAAGCCTATGTCGAAATTCGGTTGAACGAGCCGGAAACCACCTCCTTCATCCCGTCCTTCCAATGA